Proteins encoded within one genomic window of Glandiceps talaboti chromosome 3, keGlaTala1.1, whole genome shotgun sequence:
- the LOC144433029 gene encoding apolipoprotein(a)-like codes for MVMVDRNAYIYEGKGECFRETLGNDYRGKVATTQNGYTCQKWTEQSPQTHTYKPDDYPNRGLGDHNYCRNPDNSGGVWCYTTDLNKRWDYCTIGQPGDNCDGKTECFQDENAADYRGTVSTTINGYTCQSWSSQTPNTHSITPENNPAKGLGDHHFCRNPDNEPGAWCYTVDGPKWEICDVGKAGDCEQKGPRLQGKMVHLNGSIVLASTEPFTSPMSDITVSFWIRSSGSDSSVIFAYSTPNTEDEFSAHDLGKMKLIVNGVAGPRTPVYGNNGYWHHMVITWGSDNGLWQFFKDGILISSGTDLAIGHEVQPGGFLVIGRGQDEPGDLWQSRFIEGDLANFNLWSRQLTSSEIAELGGNCGGAIVGDMLAWNNDDINVQSILPNYLPVKNSDTCTIIESGLSGKGVTFNGDNTVSSINTIPSMTEFTACFWVKISQTGGGWLSYEVSGTYVLAIWYNMELLIQEDNWNGFESYIADGYWHHVCITWASNNGAWQIFKDAVLIGDGVGHGEGYHLPAGGVMTLGKARQYRVKGVMANFNMWDYVMSPEEILGIKTKCSEDYIGNILSWKYDIKRPEDKEMANVNVCEITESGLFGRAFSFNGGNTISSIKTIPGMSEFTACFWAKSSQTGGGWLTYEVPGTYVLAVYYNMEMMIQDSNNWNGFKSYIVNGYWHHACITWASPNGTWQVFQDGILVGSGVGLGEGYHIPGGGLLTLGKSKSYNVIGEMAYFNMWDRVMSAEEIFDLKNTCNGDYEGNVISLKHDVKPPSEQDIMDVNVCGGMTECFQDENAADYRGTISKTKNGHTCQRWTSQTPHGHRVTPENYPNSGLGDHNFCRNPDNEPAAWCYTIDGPRWELCYVGKVGDCGVVESGLLGKAITFNGENTINSINTIPSMTELTTCFWVKAYGTGGGWLTYEIPGTYVLAVWHDMELMIQPGNWNEFESSIDDGYWHHACITWTSANGTWQVFQDGTLIGSGVGHGEGYNMPGGGMIILGKSRQYKAKGDMAYFNMWDRAMSTEEVVSIKNKCNAEYEGNVISWKYDIKRPEGKDVMDVDVCGGMTECFEIGNGADYRGTVSTTINGLTCQRWTSQTPNTHSMTPEKKPTGGLGDHNFCRNPDNEPSPWCYTVNGTRWEYCNVGKAGECVEVSTNLSGKALNFDGSYTEQCISTIQRLDAFTACFWFKTSDSNGGWVTYTNLEGQVMAIWYTLELMIQPGNWNGFSTPVSDGSWHHACVSWMSQNGEWQVYKDGNFVGNGTGHGENFRFEEGGFLTLGTSRESGVQGSMANFNAWDRVLNTNEILDIQDDCTGQQQGNIVTWETSVSSPPDEYVKDVDLCIN; via the exons ATGGTAATGGTGGACAGGAATGCATATATTTATG AAGGGAAAGGTGAGTGCTTCAGAGAGACACTTGGCAATGACTATCGTGGTAAAGTTGCTACAACACAGAATGGTTACACCTGCCAAAAATGGACTGAACAGTcaccacaaacacacacatataaaccAGATGATTATCCTAATCGTGGATTAGGGGATCACAATTATTGCCGTAATCCAGATAACAGTGGCGGTGTATGGTGCTATACGACGGATCTTAACAAGCGATGGGATTACTGTACTATTGGACAACCAGGAGACAATTGTG ATGGAAAGACTGAATGTTTCCAGGATGAAAACGCAGCAGACTATCGAGGAACTGTATCTACAACCATAAATGGTTACACCTGTCAAAGTTGGTCTTCACAGACACCAAACACACATTCGATAACTCCAGAGAACAATCCTGCAAAAGGCCTTGGTGATCACCACTTTTGTCGAAATCCTGACAATGAACCAGGTGCTTGGTGCTATACTGTTGATGGACCAAAATGGGAGATTTGTGACGTTGGCAAAGCTGGGGACTGTG aaCAGAAAGGACCAAGATTACAAGGAAAGATGGTACACCTTAATGGTTCAATTGTGTTAGCATCCACAGAACCATTTACATCACCTATGTCTGACATCACAGTGTCATTCTGGATTCGTAGTTCTGGCAGTGATTCCAgtgttatatttgcatattcgACACCAAATACTGAAGATGAGTTCAGTGCCCATGATCTTGGTAAAATGAAGCTCATTGTAAATGGAGTTGCTGGTCCAAGAACTCCTGTGTATGGGAACAATGGCTACTGGCATCACATGGTCATCACCTGGGGTAGTGATAATGGTTTATGGCAGTTTTTCAAAGATGGCATCTTAATCTCCTCCGGTACCGATTTGGCAATAGGACATGAGGTTCAACCAGGAGGATTCCTTGTGATTGGTCGTGGTCAAGATGAACCAGGTGATCTATGGCAATCACGTTTCATAGAAGGTGATTTAGCTAACTTCAATTTGTGGAGTAGACAGCTCACATCTAGTGAAATTGCCGAGTTAGGTGGAAACTGTGGTGGCGCTATCGTTGGGGATATGCTGGCTTGGAATAATGATGATATCAATGTCCAAAGTATACTTCCTAACTACTTACCTGTTAAGAACTCTGACACATGCA CAATCATCGAATCTGGTCTATCTGGAAAGGGTGTGACCTTTAACGGCGACAACACCGTGAGTTCTATAAATACTATCCCCAGTATGACAGAATTTACAGCATGTTTCTGGGTGAAAATCTCCCAAACTGGTGGTGGATGGTTGTCCTATGAGGTTTCCGGCACCTACGTTTTGGCTATCTGGTATAACATGGAGTTATTGATACAGGAAGACAATTGGAATGGATTCGAGTCTTACATTGCTGATGGATACTGGCACCATGTCTGTATCACGTGGGCATCAAATAATGGTGCATGGCAAATTTTCAAAGATGCAGTCCTCATAGGTGATGGTGTTGGTCATGGGGAAGGTTATCATTTGCCAGCTGGTGGGGTCATGACACTTGGTAAAGCAAGACAGTACAGGGTAAAGGGCGTTATGGCAAATTTCAACATGTGGGACTATGTGATGTCACCAGAAGAAATACTTGGCATAAAGACTAAATGTAGTGAGGACTATATAGGAAATATTCTTTCATGGAAGTATGATATCAAAAGACCAGAAGACAAGGAAATGGCTAATGTTAATGTTTGTG AAATCACCGAGTCTGGTCTATTTGGGAGGGCCTTCTCCTTTAACGGTGGCAACACCATCAGTTCTATTAAAACTATCCCTGGAATGTCAGAATTTACTGCTTGTTTTTGGGCGAAATCATCTCAAACTGGAGGAGGATGGTTGACCTATGAAGTTCCTGGAACCTATGTTCTCGCGGTCTATTATAATATGGAAATGATGATACAAGATTCCAACAACTGGAATGGTTTTAAATCTTATATCGTTAATGGTTACTGGCATCATGCCTGCATCACGTGGGCATCACCAAATGGCACATGGCAAGTTTTCCAGGATGGAATCCTCGTAGGAAGTGGTGTTGGTCTTGGGGAAGGTTACCATATACCAGGCGGAGGGTTGTTGACACTCGGTAAATCTAAATCGTACAACGTGATAGGTGAAATGGCGTATTTCAATATGTGGGACCGAGTCATGTCAGCTGAAGAAATATTCGACTTAAAGAATACATGTAATGGGGACTATGAAGGAAATGTTATCTCTTTAAAACATGACGTGAAACCACCAAGTGAGCAGGATATAATGGATGTCAATGTTTGTG GTGGAATGACTGAATGCTTCCAGGATGAAAATGCAGCTGATTATCGAGGAACAATATCAAAAACTAAAAATGGCCACACATGTCAACGATGGACCTCGCAAACACCACATGGGCATCGTGTTACACCAGAGAACTACCCTAACAGTGGTCTTGGTGATCACAACTTTTGCCGAAACCCTGACAATGAGCCAGCTGCTTGGTGCTATACCATCGACGGGCCAAGATGGGAGCTTTGTTATGTTGGTAAAGTTGGGGACTGTG GAGTCGTAGAATCTGGTTTACTTGGTAAGGCTATCACTTTTAATGGCGAAAACACCATCAATTCTATCAATACTATTCCAAGTATGACAGAATTGACAACTTGTTTTTGGGTGAAAGCATATGGAACTGGTGGAGGTTGGTTGACTTATGAAATTCCTGGCACCTATGTACTTGCTGTCTGGCATGATATGGAGTTGATGATACAACCAGGCAATTGGAATGAATTCGAAAGTAGCATCGATGATGGATACTGGCATCATGCTTGTATCACGTGGACATCAGCAAATGGTACATGGCAAGTGTTTCAGGATGGAACACTCATAGGAAGTGGCGTCGGTCACGGGGAAGGTTATAATATGCCAGGTGGCGGAATGATAATACTTGGTAAATCTAGACAGTACAAGGCAAAAGGTGATATGGCGTATTTCAATATGTGGGACCGTGCCATGTCAACTGAAGAAGTAGTCAGCATAAAGAACAAATGTAATGCAGAATACGAAGGAAATGTTATCTCATGGAAATATGATATAAAACGACCAGAAGGCAAGGATGTGATGGATGTCGATGTTTGTG GAGGAATGactgaatgttttgaaattggaaACGGAGCCGATTATCGAGGAACGGTATCAACGACAATCAACGGTTTGACCTGTCAACGATGGACTTCACAGACACCAAATACACATTCTATGACACCCGAAAAGAAGCCCACCGGAGGCCTTGGAGATCATAACTTTTGCCGAAACCCTGACAACGAGCCGTCTCCTTGGTGTTATACTGTCAATGGGACAAGGTGGGAATATTGCAATGTTGGTAAAGCTGGGGAATGTG ttGAAGTTTCGACCAACTTGTCTGGTAAGGCGCTAAACTTTGATGGGTCATACACTGAACAGTGTATATCAACCATCCAGAGGCTTGATGCATTCACAGCGTGTTTTTGGTTCAAGACTTCCGATTCAAATGGAGGTTGGGTAACATACACAAATTTGGAAGGTCAGGTGATGGCGATATGGTACACTTTGGAGTTAATGATTCAGCCAGGCAATTGGAATGGTTTCTCCACACCGGTGAGCGATGGTAGCTGGCATCACGCCTGCGTGTCGTGGA